The Syntrophales bacterium genome includes a region encoding these proteins:
- a CDS encoding isochorismatase family protein, producing the protein MEPYVTQETISAKGKKWLEHIAPFNIHTMHLNRDKVALLVIDMQHFFLDPASPTFACGGFAILPNLKKTIHAFRQAGSPVIFTRHVHHPDGLDAGIMGWWWEGMCLEGSLESEIHQDISPKRNEKVISKHRYSAFYNTDLETVLRCLQVEDIVITGTMTNMCCESTARDAYYRDYRVFFLADGTGSITEEMHLASLLNLAFGFSWVTDVDTVVAQLREETSPSNSIKLAR; encoded by the coding sequence TTCAGCTAAAGGGAAAAAATGGTTGGAACACATTGCTCCATTCAATATACATACAATGCACCTCAACAGGGATAAAGTCGCACTACTTGTGATTGATATGCAGCATTTTTTCCTGGATCCTGCTTCCCCCACATTTGCTTGTGGTGGCTTCGCTATTCTCCCAAACTTGAAAAAGACAATTCATGCATTCCGACAAGCAGGGAGTCCTGTGATTTTTACAAGGCACGTGCATCATCCTGATGGTCTCGATGCCGGAATCATGGGTTGGTGGTGGGAAGGCATGTGTCTGGAGGGAAGCCTGGAAAGTGAAATCCATCAAGATATTTCTCCTAAACGCAATGAAAAGGTTATTTCCAAACACCGTTACTCGGCTTTTTACAATACTGACTTAGAAACAGTATTACGCTGTCTGCAGGTTGAAGATATCGTTATTACAGGGACAATGACCAATATGTGTTGCGAATCTACGGCTCGCGATGCCTACTATCGAGATTACCGGGTATTTTTTCTCGCTGATGGAACTGGAAGCATCACCGAGGAAATGCATCTAGCGAGCCTGCTTAATCTTGCCTTTGGCTTCTCATGGGTGACAGACGTTGACACAGTTGTGGCTCAATTGCGTGAAGAAACTTCGCCTAGCAATTCGATCAAGCTGGCGCGCTGA